In the Leptotrichia sp. oral taxon 847 genome, one interval contains:
- a CDS encoding NAD(P)H-dependent oxidoreductase produces the protein MSKDIELKRKEIIEIFNRRYACKKFSTKKRVSDEDLKIILESARLSPSSFGLEPWKFLLLRNEKMREDFKKFSTGAINSLNGATEIVIILAKKGITADSEFFRHSYKDVKKLPDDVFEIKKNSFSMLQEENMKLLENERTLFDWASKQTYIALGNMMTVAAYLGIDSCAIEGFNKEKVEKYLSDMGLLDLSEYGVSVMVSFGYRDEEQPKKIRKPLSEVLEIIE, from the coding sequence GTCAAAAGATATAGAATTAAAAAGAAAAGAAATTATAGAAATATTCAATAGAAGATACGCGTGTAAAAAATTTAGTACAAAAAAGAGAGTATCTGATGAAGATTTGAAAATAATTTTAGAAAGTGCAAGATTATCACCAAGTTCGTTTGGGCTTGAACCTTGGAAATTTTTATTGTTAAGAAATGAAAAGATGAGAGAAGATTTTAAGAAGTTCTCAACTGGAGCTATAAATAGCTTGAATGGAGCGACAGAAATTGTAATAATTTTAGCTAAAAAGGGGATTACTGCGGATAGTGAATTTTTTAGACATAGCTATAAAGATGTAAAAAAATTGCCAGATGATGTTTTTGAAATTAAGAAAAATAGTTTTTCAATGTTACAGGAAGAAAATATGAAATTGTTGGAAAACGAAAGAACTCTTTTTGATTGGGCTTCAAAACAGACTTACATTGCACTTGGAAATATGATGACTGTTGCTGCTTATTTGGGAATTGACAGCTGTGCAATTGAAGGATTTAATAAAGAAAAAGTAGAAAAATATTTGTCAGATATGGGGCTTCTTGACTTAAGTGAATACGGAGTTTCTGTGATGGTAAGTTTTGGGTATAGAGATGAAGAACAGCCTAAAAAGATAAGAAAACCGCTTTCAGAAGTTTTGGAAATAATTGAATAA